In Desulfobulbus oralis, one DNA window encodes the following:
- a CDS encoding MBL fold metallo-hydrolase → MRCIVLGSGSRGNATLIEAGSTRVLVDNGFSAKELLARLQRVAIEPESITALLLTHEHNDHVAGAGALARRLRLPVYGNVPTLRAAEAKLGKVPELHEFNTGDSFAVEGVEIHAFSVSHDTADPVGFTVSDGRQCIGYCTDTGTVTRLLRHTLSACQGLVLEANHDVDMLRDGPYPLALQQRVLSSQGHLSNERALQLVAELAQEGLRKLVLAHLSEINNAPELVQREIARWSAVLAGLEIRLASQHRPAPVLDLDAGEGG, encoded by the coding sequence GTGCGTTGCATCGTTTTGGGCAGCGGCAGCAGGGGCAATGCAACCCTGATAGAGGCCGGATCCACCCGGGTGCTGGTGGATAACGGCTTTTCGGCAAAGGAACTCCTTGCCCGGCTGCAACGGGTGGCCATCGAGCCGGAGAGTATTACCGCGCTGCTGCTGACCCATGAGCACAACGATCACGTGGCTGGTGCGGGCGCACTGGCGAGAAGACTCAGGCTGCCGGTTTATGGCAATGTGCCCACCCTGCGCGCCGCGGAGGCCAAGCTGGGCAAGGTCCCGGAGCTGCACGAATTCAACACCGGAGACAGCTTTGCCGTGGAGGGCGTCGAAATTCACGCCTTCAGCGTCTCCCATGACACGGCCGATCCCGTGGGCTTTACGGTGAGCGATGGCCGGCAGTGCATTGGTTACTGCACTGATACCGGCACGGTGACGCGGCTCCTGCGCCACACGCTCTCCGCCTGTCAGGGCCTGGTGCTGGAGGCCAACCACGATGTGGACATGCTGCGGGACGGGCCCTATCCGCTGGCCCTGCAGCAGCGGGTGCTCTCCAGTCAGGGGCATCTCTCCAACGAGCGCGCGCTCCAGCTTGTCGCCGAGCTGGCCCAGGAGGGACTGCGCAAGCTCGTTTTGGCGCATTTGAGTGAAATCAACAACGCGCCGGAGCTTGTGCAGCGGGAAATAGCGCGCTGGAGCGCCGTGCTGGCCGGGCTCGAGATCCGGCTCGCCAGCCAGCATCGGCCCGCGCCGGTTCTGGATTTGGATGCCGGGGAAGGCGGCTAG
- the xerD gene encoding site-specific tyrosine recombinase XerD → MSSLQPFLDYLTTVRRLSANTVAAYRSDLQDVFTSLGTGQLADRPECVQAQIHDYLEACRQRGITARSLARRLAALRAYGNFLVIRGDLPINPLNLVDAPKTGLQLPKALTVAEVETLLHCFRTDSPIGLRNHAMLHLLYATGLRVSELVGLPLAACSLANGHLRVLGKGNKERVIPFAEQTACVIQEYLRKSRPLLLQGRPSPDLFVTSRGKAMTRIRFWQIIQKAALSAGIRKQISPHTLRHSFATHLLGGGADLRSVQMMLGHSDISTTQIYTHIDTSRLKEVHKKYHPRG, encoded by the coding sequence ATGTCCAGTTTACAGCCTTTTCTGGATTACCTCACCACCGTGCGCAGACTTTCGGCCAACACCGTGGCAGCCTATCGTTCGGATTTGCAGGACGTTTTTACCAGTCTCGGCACCGGACAGCTTGCAGACAGGCCCGAGTGCGTCCAGGCGCAAATCCACGACTATCTGGAAGCCTGCAGACAACGCGGCATCACGGCGCGCTCCCTGGCCCGCCGTCTGGCGGCGCTGCGCGCCTACGGCAATTTTCTGGTGATCAGGGGCGATTTGCCGATAAACCCCCTCAATCTGGTGGATGCGCCCAAGACAGGTCTCCAGCTCCCCAAAGCGCTCACTGTGGCGGAAGTGGAGACGCTTTTGCACTGTTTTCGCACGGACAGCCCCATTGGCCTGCGCAACCACGCCATGCTGCACCTGCTCTATGCCACCGGTCTTCGGGTCTCCGAACTGGTGGGGCTGCCGCTCGCAGCCTGCAGCCTTGCAAATGGTCACCTGCGTGTTCTGGGCAAAGGCAACAAGGAACGGGTCATTCCCTTTGCAGAACAAACGGCCTGTGTCATCCAGGAATATCTCCGGAAAAGCCGACCGCTCCTGCTGCAGGGCCGTCCCTCCCCGGACCTTTTTGTCACCAGCCGTGGTAAAGCCATGACCCGCATCCGCTTCTGGCAAATTATCCAGAAAGCGGCTCTCAGCGCCGGCATCCGCAAACAGATCAGCCCGCATACCCTGCGCCATTCCTTTGCCACCCACCTGCTCGGCGGCGGGGCCGACCTGCGCTCGGTGCAGATGATGCTGGGTCACAGCGACATCAGCACCACGCAGATCTACACCCATATCGACACCAGCCGGCTCAAGGAAGTGCACAAAAAATACCATCCGCGCGGCTAG
- the rpsU gene encoding 30S ribosomal protein S21, which translates to MEVEVRGDLEYAIRQLKKKLQIDGIKRELKRREFYEKPSIRKRRKAAEALRKLRKFNRIKNRV; encoded by the coding sequence ATTGAAGTGGAAGTGCGAGGTGACCTCGAATACGCAATCCGTCAGTTGAAAAAAAAGTTGCAGATTGACGGTATCAAGCGTGAGCTGAAACGGCGCGAGTTTTACGAAAAACCCAGCATCAGAAAGCGCCGTAAAGCAGCCGAGGCGCTTCGAAAACTTCGCAAGTTCAACCGGATCAAAAATCGCGTTTGA
- a CDS encoding tRNA 2-thiocytidine biosynthesis TtcA family protein, with the protein MQVPPRINRLVGQAMHDYAMLADGDRILVAVSGGVDSLVLALLLHVWQKKAPIRYELLPAHVCMDGTPENPGPSALAITEELAKNGLGLELLAALRPGPDSAANGSREHAAGTCFACARNRRNSLFRAARHLGCNKVALGHHQDDVIETFLLNLTCAGNISTMGPKQRLFRGQLTLIRPLAYVEKADIAALAAMNRLQPVASSCPLAGRTRRETMHNLALEIYRRVPGAKGQIFAALGNVRADYLLGARPVVTDVRLAD; encoded by the coding sequence ATGCAGGTTCCGCCCCGGATCAACCGACTGGTGGGGCAGGCCATGCATGACTATGCCATGCTGGCAGACGGCGACCGGATCCTGGTCGCCGTTTCCGGGGGCGTGGACTCCCTGGTGCTGGCGCTGCTGCTCCACGTTTGGCAGAAAAAGGCTCCGATCCGCTACGAACTGCTGCCGGCGCATGTATGCATGGACGGCACACCCGAAAACCCGGGCCCATCCGCCCTGGCGATTACAGAAGAGCTGGCCAAAAACGGCCTGGGCCTCGAGCTGCTGGCAGCTTTGCGGCCGGGGCCGGATTCTGCCGCGAACGGGAGCCGGGAGCATGCAGCGGGCACTTGCTTTGCCTGTGCCAGGAACCGACGCAACAGCCTGTTCCGCGCGGCGCGTCACCTGGGTTGCAACAAGGTGGCCCTGGGGCACCACCAGGATGATGTCATCGAAACCTTTCTCCTGAATCTCACCTGCGCGGGCAATATCAGTACCATGGGGCCCAAACAGCGGCTCTTTCGGGGACAGCTCACCCTGATCCGCCCCCTCGCCTATGTGGAGAAGGCGGACATTGCCGCCCTGGCCGCCATGAACCGGCTGCAGCCGGTGGCTTCATCCTGCCCGCTTGCCGGTCGTACCCGGCGTGAGACCATGCACAATCTGGCGCTTGAAATCTACCGCCGTGTTCCCGGCGCCAAAGGCCAGATCTTCGCCGCCCTGGGCAATGTCCGGGCCGACTATCTCCTGGGGGCCAGACCCGTCGTCACAGATGTCCGCCTTGCAGATTAA